A region of the Hydra vulgaris chromosome 12, alternate assembly HydraT2T_AEP genome:
aaagttaTCTCACAAGTTCTTACAAGTTTTTTTCTGATaacattttaatgaaagttaTCTCACAAGTTCTTACAAGTTTTTTTCTGATaacattttaatgaaagttaTCTCACAAGTTCTTACAAGTTTTTTTCTGATaacattttaatgaaagttaTCTCACAAGTTCTTACAAGTTTTTTTCTGATaacattttaatgaaagttaTCTCACAAGTTCTTACAagttttttctgattttaataaaaacatttattaaaagacTAAAAGAGAAATCTACTCAAAAAGAGAAATCTACTCAAAAAGAGAATCTACTCAAAAAGTTCCATTAtcatcttttcttatttttatatagaacaaaattcatgtaaattattttttaaatgtttcagcaaattaaaaatgttaaaacaatatggaaaaaataaatttctgttAATCATTGTCATTATGTAGAAGTATTGCTTTAAAGCAACCAAATACTTGCAGCGATGTGAAGataataaacaaagttataaaattttttataaattataaattaaagtttaaattctaaagaaacattaatttttttttaaagtactcaaaaacaactttatatcaATACCAGTGTAATATTTGACCTATAAAAGTTCTTTGCAccttatttttctatttttggtgaagaattgattttatttatatctagtTTCATTTCTTTATCACTCCAGTTATAAACTGTTTTAACGCTAAAACGCTTAACTGTAATACTAATTTCAAATTAGTATTACAGCTAAGCGTTTTAgattatatttcttgtttttgtatgttttcTTGTTTTTGTATTCACATTTAACAGGCCATGACgattggaactctctcccatcttcatgttttcctgactcatacaaccttcaactttttaagtcttctgtcaaccgtttccttgctctttaactctattctttttttctagtaactcccaacttaatagtggttgcttgcaaccatGGTTGCTGTGTTGGGAGTTAAGcagaatagaaaaaataaaaaaattattgtttgtagagtataatgtataaatagataaaaatctaataaaaataaattaaactgttAGGTGTGaatcttattataaatattagtatgAAAATAGATGCGttcattgaaaaaaagtataatattcctttactttatcattttttatttttttttgctggaaTGCATGTCAGTATTTTAAAGCTgatgaacaaaattttttctgtcAAGTAGCtacagatttttttataattttttatgaaaaatacatcagcaaagcaataaaaattagtaaaaaaacatttctaaatttattctaaaaacataaagttGAACAGAAAAGTTtgatagatattatatataattagttataatataataatttattaattaattataaatataatataattaataattagtttcTCAAAAGAACATCATAAAATAACaagatgtttttattgacttatagtatatatttgcAGCGGAAAGGCACTTGACTGCTTCATGGTCATCTTCTGCCACAGTACATATATGGGATCTAACAGAAGAACTCAATAGTCTTGATATAAATGGTTTATCACAGCACCAAAGTATTGCTAATAAAAAACCTCTATTTTCCTTTTCGGGTCACCAGGTACATGCTTagataaaagttattaaaaaaagttataattaaaaacatgaataacTTGTAAgtgttcataaatttttttttttttttaagaaagaagGGTTTGCTATGGATTGGTCTCCCACTGTTGCTGGTCGGtaagatttaatttaatggCCAGGATGTTTTCATATTGTAATAAGATATATAGTCTTTAAGATTTAATTTTCCCACCAATATTGTTTACTACTATTGTTGgtatctaatatataaatatatatttagtctCTTAAATATACTGTATAATGTGTACTATGCGTGTACATACTATGGCACACTAAGGAGGTTTTGATTTCATAAtctcataacaaaaataatgctTTCTAATTTACCACACATTTTATCTTTGCAATTCATCGTTttggtttgacaaggttctaaGTGAAATTTAGAAAACAAATCTGTTCTGTTTTTGTAAatgtgttattaaaattatttatatcattttttatttatttttttatttattaaagtgtttttaaacataacaacatgaataaaaaataatgaagcaaaaagtttaagacattttgaaaaaaaaaaaaaagatttgtttgctAAATTTTTCCAAGGTTAAAAATTTTGGTTTGAACCTTGTCAAACCAGCACAATGCATTGTTACTTTGTctttatttgttgatttattCTTGTGTTTAAAACtctaaatgtaaatatataaaattaaactgaattaaaaaaataaaggaacaTGGGTTTTATTTCTGACtaagttgataaattttattacagtaaATATGTCATATCTGAAgcattaagcaaaaaaaaaaaagaaatactgatttcttatgaatttaaatttatttcaaataaagtttaagaatcatccaatcaaaaaaacttgttacaaGTTCAATGCATTCAAGTTTAATAAtcctaataattttaattttagacttGCAACTGGTTCATGTAATAATCGTATTCATTTATGGAGTCCCACAGAATCTAGTTGGCATGTTGATCAAAGACCTCTAACGTCACATACAGCATCTGTTGAAGACATCCAATGGAGTCCAAATGAATCTAATGTAGgttgatcttatttttataGGTTGAACTATTATCTAATGTaagttatgaaatatttttcattttaatgataaaaataataagaaataaagataagaatttatctgataaaaatttttaataggtGTTTAGCTCGTGCTCTGCTGACAAAACCATTAAAATTTGGGATTCACGTGGTGTAGGTGATAAGGCATGCATGCTAACAGTTAAGGCACATGATGCTGATGTAAATGTTATTTCGTGGAACAAGTAAATCTTCATTTAAATGATTCTCAGTAacttattttgctaaaaaaaatgtttgctgaCACTTTTGATTCATATaatcagtttttgaaaattcGCTAaccagttttaatttttttgttctaaaaaataattgatcgatataaatattttaatgacattgttatatagcatatatatttattgtatcattatattattagttttagtatAATTGATATTacgcgcacacacacacacacacgcacgcacgcaCATGTAGAAAAAGAGAGTGAgcaatttactttaattatttttagtgagtttttactaaaattgtaatataaaagttataattataaattttttgcaataacataaaggtttttatattaattttaaataagtaaactaAGTTTTGTTTCATAGAAATGACCCATTTATTGTTTCTGGCGGAGATGATGGCATAATAAATGTATGGGACTTACGTCGGTTTCAACAAGGCATGCCTGTAGCTACTTTTAAACACCACAGTGCTCCTATTACATCAGTTGAATGGCATCATTCTGATAGCACTGTGTTTGCCGCCTCATCTGATGATGATCAAATTACGTTATGGGATTTATCAGTTGAGCGAGA
Encoded here:
- the LOC100199874 gene encoding glutamate-rich WD repeat-containing protein 1 isoform X2 → MDEISFNNDNEMSTQDNDDGKEQVNEKIYLGEPLEDGEELTFDKTAYHMYHAAQTGMPCLSFDVINDKFGENRTQFPMTCYLVSGTQACEGEANQILLMKMSNLTKITEDDDSEDSYIEESDEQPNLQTYSIKHIGGVNRIRYIFAAERHLTASWSSSATVHIWDLTEELNSLDINGLSQHQSIANKKPLFSFSGHQKEGFAMDWSPTVAGRLATGSCNNRIHLWSPTESSWHVDQRPLTSHTASVEDIQWSPNESNVFSSCSADKTIKIWDSRGVGDKACMLTVKAHDADVNVISWNKNDPFIVSGGDDGIINVWDLRRFQQGMPVATFKHHSAPITSVEWHHSDSTVFAASSDDDQITLWDLSVERDEEHEAENVTLPPQLLFIHMGQKDIKELHWHRQLPGVLASTALSGFNIFKTISV
- the LOC100199874 gene encoding glutamate-rich WD repeat-containing protein 1 isoform X3, whose product is MKYQFQFYKIYLGEPLEDGEELTFDKTAYHMYHAAQTGMPCLSFDVINDKFGENRTQFPMTCYLVSGTQACEGEANQILLMKMSNLTKITEDDDSEDSYIEESDEQPNLQTYSIKHIGGVNRIRYIFAAERHLTASWSSSATVHIWDLTEELNSLDINGLSQHQSIANKKPLFSFSGHQKEGFAMDWSPTVAGRLATGSCNNRIHLWSPTESSWHVDQRPLTSHTASVEDIQWSPNESNVFSSCSADKTIKIWDSRGVGDKACMLTVKAHDADVNVISWNKNDPFIVSGGDDGIINVWDLRRFQQGMPVATFKHHSAPITSVEWHHSDSTVFAASSDDDQITLWDLSVERDEEHEAENVTLPPQLLFIHMGQKDIKELHWHRQLPGVLASTALSGFNIFKTISV